One segment of Zonotrichia albicollis isolate bZonAlb1 chromosome 4, bZonAlb1.hap1, whole genome shotgun sequence DNA contains the following:
- the TST gene encoding thiosulfate sulfurtransferase, whose protein sequence is MARQSLSRALVTASWLADAVRAGRVGAGLRVLDASWYPPKERNARQEFKERHIPGASFFDIEECRDKSSPYDFMLPSESHFADYVGGLGVSNDTHVVVYDGDEVGTFYAPRAWWMFRAFGHKEVSVLNGGFKNWLKEGHPVTAEVTQPTPAVFKARLNRALVKTFEEMIQNVSSLNFQVVDSRPEGRFRGIELDQGLESGHIPGAVNIPFHSFLSETGHEKSIEEIQEIFREKKVDLSKPLTATCRKGVTACQIALAAFLCGKRDVAVYDGSWSEWFHRAPPHYKVTELKRSKA, encoded by the exons ATGGCGCGGCAGAGCCTCAGCCGGGCGCTGGTCACGGCCTCCTGGCTGGCGGACGCGGTGCGGGCCGGGCGGGTGGGCGCCGGCCTGCGGGTGCTGGACGCCTCCTGGTACCCCCCCAAGGAGCGAAACGCCCGGCAGGAGTTCAAGGAGAGGCACATCCCCGGGGCGTCCTTCTTCGACATCGAGGAGTGCCGGGACAAGTCCTCCCCCTACGACTTCATGCTGCCCAGCGAGTCCCACTTCGCCGACTACGTGGGGGGGCTGGGCGTGAGCAACGACACCCACGTGGTGGTGTACGACGGGGACGAGGTGGGCACCTTCTACGCCCCCCGCGCCTGGTGGATGTTCCGGGCCTTCGGGCACAAGGAAGTCTCTGTGCTGAATGGCGGCTTCAAAAATTGGTTGAAGGAGGGGCACCCCGTCACGGCGGAGGTCACCCAGCCCACCCCGGCTGTCTTTAAGGCCAGGCTGAACAGGGCCCTGGTGAAGACTTTCGAGGAGATGATACAGAACGTGTCGTCCCTAAACTTCCAGGTGGTGGATTCCCGCCCCGAGGGCCGGTTTCGGGGGATCGAGCTGGATCAAG GCTTGGAATCTGGCCACATCCCTGGTGCTGTGAACATACCCTTCCACTCATTCCTGTCAGAAACGGGGCACGAGAAGAGTATTGAGGAGATCCAGGAAATATTCCGTGAGAAGAAGGTGGATCTCTCGAAGCCGCTGACGGCCACGTGCCGCAAGGGCGTCACGGCGTGCCAGATCGCCCTGGCCGCCTTCCTGTGCGGCAAGCGCGACGTGGCCGTGTACGACGGCTCCTGGTCCGAGTGGTTCCACCGAGCCCCGCCGCACTACAAAGTCACCGAGCTGAAGCGCAGCAAGGCCTAG
- the MPST gene encoding 3-mercaptopyruvate sulfurtransferase isoform X2, with protein sequence MSQQLLYRALVSAKWLSEAIKSQQAGLALKIVDASWYLPKMKRDPKREFEERHIPGAVFFDIDQCSDRTSPYDHMLPKANDFAEYVGKLGVGNDSHVVVYDGSDQGLFSAPRVWWMFRVFGHEAVSLLDGGLKNWQREGNALSSGKTQVAPSEFHASLDKSLVKTYEDVLDNLDSRRFQLVDARAAGRFRGVEPEPRDGIEPGHVPGSTSIPFTDFLTESGLEKTPEQIRTLFQEKKVDLLKPVVATCGSGVTACHVALGAYLCGKPDVAVYDGAWVEWYMRAQPENIISEGKGKTV encoded by the exons ATGTCGCAACAACTCCTTTACCGAGCTCTGGTATCTGCAAAATGGCTTTCAGAAGCCATCAAGTCCCAGCAAGCTGGCCTGGCCTTGAAAATCGTGGATGCATCGTGGTATTTGCCGAAGATGAAGCGCGATCCGAAGCGCGAGTTTGAGGAGCGCCACATCCCTGGTGCGGTTTTCTTCGACATTGACCAGTGCAGTGACCGAACCTCACCTTACGATCACATGCTGCCCAAGGCTAATGACTTTGCCGAGTATGTGGGGAAGCTGGGCGTGGGGAATGATTCCCATGTTGTGGTGTATGATGGCAGCGACCAAGGTCTCTTCTCAGCACCTCGGGTATGGTGGATGTTCCGGGTCTTTGGACATGAAGCTGTCTCCCTTCTGGATGGTGGCCTGAAGAACTGGCAACGAGAGGGGAATGCACTTAGCTCTGGGAAAACCCAGGTAGCTCCATCTGAGTTCCATGCCTCCTTGGACAAGTCCCTGGTGAAAACATATGAGGACGTCTTAGATAACTTGGATTCCCGTCGCTTCCAACTAGTGGATGCCCGTGCTGCAGGACGGTTCCGGGGAGTAGAGCCAGAGCCCCGAGATG GAATTGAGCCTGGTCATGTCCCCGGGTCGACGAGCATCCCCTTCACTGATTTCCTCACAGAGTCTGGCTTAGAGAAGACCCCTGAGCAGATCCGCACTCTGTTCCAGGAGAAGAAGGTGGACCTCTTGAAGCCAGTGGTAGCCACGTGTGGCTCTGGGGTCACTGCCTGCCATGTGGCTCTGGGGGCCTACCTCTGTGGCAAGCCAGATGTCGCAGTGTACGACGGGGCCTGGGTGGAATGGTACATGCGGGCACAGcctgaaaatattatttctgagggaaaggggaaaacagTGTAA
- the MPST gene encoding 3-mercaptopyruvate sulfurtransferase isoform X1 — MALGSERATVDPLSQVDSGRIQKLTNLSQDSGVMSQQLLYRALVSAKWLSEAIKSQQAGLALKIVDASWYLPKMKRDPKREFEERHIPGAVFFDIDQCSDRTSPYDHMLPKANDFAEYVGKLGVGNDSHVVVYDGSDQGLFSAPRVWWMFRVFGHEAVSLLDGGLKNWQREGNALSSGKTQVAPSEFHASLDKSLVKTYEDVLDNLDSRRFQLVDARAAGRFRGVEPEPRDGIEPGHVPGSTSIPFTDFLTESGLEKTPEQIRTLFQEKKVDLLKPVVATCGSGVTACHVALGAYLCGKPDVAVYDGAWVEWYMRAQPENIISEGKGKTV, encoded by the exons ATGGCACTGGGGTCTGAACGTGCAACTGTGGATCCCTTAAG TCAGGTGGACTCCGGCAGAATCCAGAAATTGACTAATCTCAGCCAGGACTCGGGAGTGATGTCGCAACAACTCCTTTACCGAGCTCTGGTATCTGCAAAATGGCTTTCAGAAGCCATCAAGTCCCAGCAAGCTGGCCTGGCCTTGAAAATCGTGGATGCATCGTGGTATTTGCCGAAGATGAAGCGCGATCCGAAGCGCGAGTTTGAGGAGCGCCACATCCCTGGTGCGGTTTTCTTCGACATTGACCAGTGCAGTGACCGAACCTCACCTTACGATCACATGCTGCCCAAGGCTAATGACTTTGCCGAGTATGTGGGGAAGCTGGGCGTGGGGAATGATTCCCATGTTGTGGTGTATGATGGCAGCGACCAAGGTCTCTTCTCAGCACCTCGGGTATGGTGGATGTTCCGGGTCTTTGGACATGAAGCTGTCTCCCTTCTGGATGGTGGCCTGAAGAACTGGCAACGAGAGGGGAATGCACTTAGCTCTGGGAAAACCCAGGTAGCTCCATCTGAGTTCCATGCCTCCTTGGACAAGTCCCTGGTGAAAACATATGAGGACGTCTTAGATAACTTGGATTCCCGTCGCTTCCAACTAGTGGATGCCCGTGCTGCAGGACGGTTCCGGGGAGTAGAGCCAGAGCCCCGAGATG GAATTGAGCCTGGTCATGTCCCCGGGTCGACGAGCATCCCCTTCACTGATTTCCTCACAGAGTCTGGCTTAGAGAAGACCCCTGAGCAGATCCGCACTCTGTTCCAGGAGAAGAAGGTGGACCTCTTGAAGCCAGTGGTAGCCACGTGTGGCTCTGGGGTCACTGCCTGCCATGTGGCTCTGGGGGCCTACCTCTGTGGCAAGCCAGATGTCGCAGTGTACGACGGGGCCTGGGTGGAATGGTACATGCGGGCACAGcctgaaaatattatttctgagggaaaggggaaaacagTGTAA